The following are encoded together in the Serratia sp. UGAL515B_01 genome:
- the pgpB gene encoding phosphatidylglycerophosphatase B: MLEVAKRTAAGAIVLLLMPLLVWFAGWQWQPGGDNRLLKGMYWITETVSSPWGGISSLLLSGWFLWCLRVRIKSAIGLFILLSAAIVIGQGIKSTIKNQVQEPRPFVLWLESTYHVDEKYFYSLSRKERSTLVKEQLQSQTQVPSWLSRHWQSETGFAFPSGHTMFAASWALLGLGLLWPRRHYKTVTVLMVWAFGVMASRLLLGMHWPRDLAMAVAISWLLVTMASWLAQRWFGPLTIPPQESQKMTKREHKE; the protein is encoded by the coding sequence ATGTTAGAGGTAGCAAAGCGCACAGCTGCTGGGGCCATTGTGCTTCTGTTGATGCCGCTGCTGGTATGGTTTGCCGGCTGGCAGTGGCAGCCGGGTGGTGATAACCGTCTACTGAAAGGAATGTACTGGATAACAGAAACGGTCTCTTCACCTTGGGGGGGCATCTCTAGTTTGCTTCTATCTGGATGGTTTCTGTGGTGTTTGCGTGTTCGCATTAAATCGGCAATAGGTTTGTTTATCTTGCTTTCTGCCGCAATTGTTATCGGTCAAGGTATCAAGTCAACGATAAAAAACCAAGTGCAAGAGCCACGTCCGTTTGTTTTGTGGTTAGAGTCAACCTATCACGTCGATGAAAAATATTTTTATTCACTCTCCCGTAAAGAGCGAAGCACGTTAGTAAAAGAGCAACTTCAGTCGCAGACGCAGGTGCCATCATGGCTGAGTAGACACTGGCAATCAGAGACCGGCTTTGCTTTTCCTTCTGGGCATACTATGTTTGCTGCAAGTTGGGCACTGCTTGGTCTGGGATTGCTTTGGCCACGTCGACATTATAAGACGGTGACGGTATTGATGGTTTGGGCGTTTGGTGTCATGGCTAGCCGCTTGTTACTTGGCATGCATTGGCCGCGTGATCTGGCGATGGCGGTAGCTATTAGTTGGCTGTTGGTTACCATGGCCAGTTGGTTGGCACAGCGCTGGTTTGGTCCCCTGACTATTCCACCACAGGAGTCTCAGAAGATGACTAAACGAGAGCACAAAGAATAA
- the ribA gene encoding GTP cyclohydrolase II: MQLKRVAEAKLPTPWGDFLMVGFEELATGQDHLALIFGDISGDTPVLSRVHSECLTGDALFSLRCDCGFQLEAALEHIAEEGRGILLYHRQEGRNIGLLNKIRAYALQDKGADTVEANHQLGFAADERDFTLCSDMFKLLGVKAVRLLTNNPKKVEILSEAGINITERVPLLVGRNPKNEHYLATKAAKMGHLLDKK; encoded by the coding sequence ATGCAGCTTAAACGTGTGGCAGAAGCCAAACTGCCAACACCCTGGGGTGATTTCCTCATGGTAGGATTTGAAGAACTGGCAACCGGGCAGGATCATCTAGCGCTAATATTCGGTGATATTTCTGGCGATACGCCAGTACTCTCTCGAGTCCATTCTGAGTGTTTGACCGGCGATGCGCTATTCAGCCTGCGCTGTGACTGCGGTTTTCAACTGGAAGCCGCTCTAGAACATATCGCTGAAGAAGGACGTGGCATTCTGCTTTATCACCGGCAGGAAGGTCGTAATATCGGGCTGCTGAACAAGATTAGAGCCTATGCTTTACAAGATAAAGGGGCAGATACCGTAGAAGCTAACCATCAACTCGGTTTCGCTGCCGATGAACGCGACTTTACTTTGTGTTCTGACATGTTCAAGTTACTGGGTGTTAAGGCGGTTCGGTTGTTAACCAACAATCCGAAAAAAGTCGAAATTCTGAGTGAGGCGGGTATCAATATTACGGAGAGAGTCCCCTTACTCGTTGGCCGGAATCCCAAAAATGAGCATTATCTTGCCACCAAGGCTGCTAAAATGGGGCACTTGCTGGATAAGAAATAA
- the acnA gene encoding aconitate hydratase AcnA, whose product MSPDLRKPSMEKLVVLNSEYYYYSLPLAARELGDIDRLPKSLKVLLENLLRHLDGDTVQEEDLKAIVGWLQTGHAEREIAYRPARVLMQDFTGVPAVVDLAAMREAVLRLGGKVDQVNPLSPVDLVIDHSVTVDEFGDNDAFAENVRIEMKRNHERYTFLRWGQKAFNRFRVVPPGTGICHQVNLEYLGKTVWHTEENGKRIAYPDTLVGTDSHTTMINGLGILGWGVGGIEAEAAMLGQPVSMLIPDVVGFKLNGKLREGITATDLVLTVTQMLRKHGVVGKFVEFYGDGLADLPLADRATIANMSPEFGATCGFFPVDDVTLSYLKLSGRTAEQIALVEAYAKAQGLWRNPGDEPIFTSTLTLDMSTVEASLAGPKRPQDRVALTLVPKTFSSAVELERGDKKEQQDVKNFTLNGENHELSTGAVVIAAITSCTNTSNPSVMMAAGLVAKKAVEKGLKSKPWVKTSLAPGSKVVTEYYNRAGLTPYLERLGFNLVGYGCTTCIGNSGPLPAPIEQAIREGDLTVSAVLSGNRNFEGRIHPLVKTNWLASPPLVVAYALAGNMNIDLTHEPLGEGRAGEPVYLKDIWPSTQEIAQAVEQVRTEMFHKEYGAVFDGDASWQSIEVTRSATYPWQPDSTYIRHPPFFSTMKAQPEPLQDIKHARILAILGDSVTTDHISPAGNIKRESPAGRYLSEHGVEVNDFNSYGSRRGNHEVMMRGTFANIRIRNEMVPDVEGGYTLHLPSQNQMPIYDAAMRYQQEQVTLAVIAGKEYGSGSSRDWAAKGPRLLGVRVVIAESFERIHRSNLIGMGILPLEFPQDVTRKTLGLIGDEKISVSGLQTLQPGQKVPVNITYANGRQAVVNTLCRIDTSNELTYYQNDGILHYVIRKML is encoded by the coding sequence ATGTCGCCCGATCTTCGTAAACCGAGTATGGAGAAGTTGGTTGTACTGAATAGTGAATATTACTATTACAGTTTACCACTCGCTGCCAGAGAGTTAGGGGATATTGACCGGCTGCCCAAATCATTAAAAGTATTACTGGAAAACTTACTGCGCCATTTAGATGGTGACACCGTACAGGAGGAGGATCTCAAAGCGATTGTCGGTTGGTTGCAAACCGGTCATGCAGAGCGCGAAATCGCCTATCGCCCAGCACGAGTATTGATGCAAGACTTTACCGGTGTACCCGCTGTTGTTGACCTTGCTGCCATGCGTGAAGCGGTACTACGCCTTGGCGGTAAAGTCGACCAGGTAAATCCACTATCTCCGGTGGATCTGGTAATCGACCACTCCGTAACAGTTGATGAGTTTGGTGATAACGATGCGTTTGCCGAAAACGTTCGTATCGAGATGAAACGCAATCATGAGCGCTACACTTTCTTGCGGTGGGGGCAAAAAGCCTTTAATCGTTTCCGGGTGGTACCTCCTGGTACAGGTATTTGTCACCAGGTTAATCTGGAATATTTGGGAAAAACCGTCTGGCATACTGAAGAAAATGGTAAACGTATTGCCTATCCTGATACCTTAGTCGGTACTGATTCCCATACAACGATGATCAATGGCCTCGGTATTCTTGGGTGGGGAGTGGGCGGTATAGAGGCTGAGGCAGCCATGCTCGGCCAACCCGTTTCCATGCTAATTCCTGATGTTGTGGGTTTTAAACTTAACGGTAAGTTAAGGGAGGGGATCACTGCCACTGACTTGGTGTTAACCGTGACACAAATGCTGCGTAAGCACGGAGTAGTGGGTAAGTTTGTTGAGTTTTATGGTGATGGATTGGCTGATTTGCCATTGGCCGATCGGGCGACTATCGCCAACATGTCACCAGAATTTGGGGCAACCTGTGGTTTCTTCCCGGTAGATGATGTCACGCTGAGTTATCTTAAGCTAAGTGGCCGGACTGCCGAACAGATCGCGTTGGTAGAGGCTTATGCCAAGGCACAGGGCCTGTGGCGTAACCCTGGCGATGAGCCGATTTTCACCAGTACTCTTACGTTGGATATGTCTACGGTTGAAGCCAGTCTGGCTGGACCTAAACGCCCACAAGATCGCGTTGCACTGACACTGGTGCCAAAAACATTCAGTTCCGCAGTTGAACTGGAAAGGGGGGATAAAAAAGAGCAGCAAGATGTGAAAAACTTCACGTTGAATGGAGAAAACCACGAGCTAAGTACCGGTGCAGTCGTAATTGCTGCCATTACATCCTGTACAAATACCTCCAATCCTAGTGTGATGATGGCCGCGGGGCTGGTGGCAAAAAAAGCGGTGGAAAAAGGCTTAAAGAGTAAACCTTGGGTAAAAACGTCGTTGGCCCCTGGTTCTAAGGTCGTGACCGAGTACTATAATCGAGCAGGTTTAACTCCCTATTTGGAACGATTGGGTTTTAACCTCGTCGGCTATGGTTGTACTACCTGTATCGGTAACTCTGGGCCACTTCCCGCCCCCATTGAGCAAGCAATCAGGGAAGGCGACCTCACGGTGAGTGCGGTACTTTCCGGTAACCGTAATTTTGAAGGTCGGATCCATCCATTGGTGAAAACCAACTGGTTAGCCTCACCACCCCTAGTGGTCGCCTATGCCTTGGCTGGTAACATGAATATTGATCTTACTCATGAGCCGTTGGGGGAAGGCCGCGCAGGTGAACCTGTCTATCTGAAAGATATCTGGCCTAGCACTCAGGAGATTGCTCAGGCTGTGGAACAAGTTCGTACCGAGATGTTCCACAAAGAATATGGGGCCGTGTTTGACGGCGATGCTAGTTGGCAATCGATCGAGGTCACGAGGTCAGCGACTTATCCATGGCAACCGGATTCGACCTATATCCGCCATCCTCCTTTCTTCAGCACAATGAAAGCACAACCTGAACCTCTTCAAGATATTAAACATGCACGTATTCTTGCGATCCTTGGGGATTCAGTGACCACCGATCATATTTCTCCTGCAGGTAACATCAAACGGGAAAGCCCTGCCGGCAGGTATCTGAGTGAGCATGGTGTAGAAGTAAACGACTTCAACTCTTACGGCTCGCGCCGAGGTAACCACGAAGTGATGATGCGAGGCACATTTGCCAACATCCGTATTCGTAACGAAATGGTGCCTGACGTTGAAGGGGGATATACCCTTCATCTTCCTTCACAGAATCAGATGCCTATCTATGATGCCGCTATGCGTTACCAGCAAGAACAGGTAACGCTGGCGGTGATTGCCGGTAAGGAGTATGGTTCCGGTTCGAGCCGTGACTGGGCTGCCAAGGGGCCGCGTTTATTAGGGGTACGAGTGGTGATTGCCGAGTCCTTTGAGCGCATTCATCGTTCCAACTTGATTGGTATGGGGATCCTACCTCTGGAGTTTCCGCAAGATGTGACGCGTAAAACGTTGGGGTTGATAGGGGACGAAAAAATTAGCGTCAGTGGTTTACAAACGTTGCAACCCGGGCAGAAGGTGCCGGTCAATATCACCTATGCGAATGGTCGGCAGGCCGTGGTTAACACTCTTTGCCGCATAGATACCAGTAATGAACTCACTTATTACCAGAATGACGGCATTCTTCACTATGTGATTCGGAAGATGCTGTAG
- the cysB gene encoding HTH-type transcriptional regulator CysB, which translates to MKLQQLRYIVEVVNHNLNVSSTAEGLYTSQPGISKQVRMLEDELGIQIFARSGKHLTQVTPAGLEVIRIAREVLSKVEAIKAVAGEHTYPDKGSLYVATTHTQARYALPTVIKGFIERYPRVSLHMHQGSPTQIAEAVSKGSADFAIATEALHLYDDLIMLPCYHWNRSVIVKPDHPLAAKGNITIEELAAYPLVTYTFGFTGRSELDTAFNRAGLTPHIVFTATDADVIKTYVRLGLGVGVIASMAVDPVQDPDLVSVNAQDIFTYSTTKIGFRRSTFLRTYMYDFIHRFAPHLTRDVVDTAVVLRSNEDIEAMFKDVKLPIK; encoded by the coding sequence ATGAAATTGCAGCAACTTCGTTACATCGTGGAAGTCGTCAACCATAACCTCAATGTTTCCTCTACGGCCGAAGGTCTCTATACCTCGCAGCCTGGCATCAGTAAACAGGTGAGAATGTTAGAAGACGAACTGGGTATTCAGATTTTTGCGCGTAGTGGCAAACATCTAACCCAGGTCACTCCAGCAGGGCTTGAAGTCATCCGGATTGCCCGTGAAGTACTGTCCAAAGTAGAGGCTATAAAGGCTGTTGCTGGCGAGCATACTTATCCTGATAAAGGATCACTGTACGTTGCGACCACGCATACGCAGGCACGTTATGCGTTGCCTACAGTAATAAAGGGCTTTATTGAACGTTATCCGCGAGTGTCGTTACATATGCATCAAGGTTCACCGACACAAATTGCTGAAGCTGTTTCTAAAGGCTCCGCCGATTTCGCCATAGCGACAGAAGCGCTTCATCTTTACGATGATTTAATTATGCTTCCTTGTTACCACTGGAACCGTTCAGTGATTGTGAAACCCGATCATCCGTTGGCGGCTAAGGGCAACATTACTATCGAAGAACTGGCTGCTTATCCGCTCGTCACTTATACTTTCGGTTTCACTGGACGATCTGAATTAGATACTGCTTTTAACCGCGCTGGGTTGACGCCACATATTGTCTTTACTGCTACCGATGCCGACGTTATCAAAACTTATGTTCGTTTAGGTCTTGGCGTGGGTGTTATCGCTAGCATGGCAGTAGATCCGGTGCAGGATCCTGACTTAGTTAGCGTGAATGCGCAGGACATCTTCACATACAGCACAACTAAAATCGGTTTTCGTCGTAGCACATTCCTACGTACCTATATGTACGATTTCATTCACCGCTTTGCTCCTCACTTAACGCGTGATGTTGTAGATACTGCGGTAGTGCTTCGCTCCAACGAGGACATTGAAGCAATGTTCAAAGATGTCAAGCTGCCTATTAAATAA
- the topA gene encoding type I DNA topoisomerase gives MGKALVIVESPAKAKTINKYLGSDYVVKSSVGHIRDLPTSGSASKKSADSSEDKAKKKVKKDEKTALVNRMGVDPYHGWKAHYEILPGKEKVVAELKLLAENADHIYLATDLDREGEAIAWHLREVIGGDEKRFSRVVFNEITKNAIQQAFEAPGELNINRVNAQQARRFMDRVVGYMVSPLLWKKIARGLSAGRVQSVAVRLVVERERDIKAFVPEEYWELHADLLAKGETALQMEVTHVHDKPFKPVNREQTHAAIALLEKARYTVLDREDKPTSSKPGAPFITSTLQQAASTRLSFGVKKTMMMAQRLYEAGHITYMRTDSTNLSQDALNMVRGYIGDNFGDKYLPKAANQYSSKENSQEAHEAIRPSDVSVLAEQLKDMEADAQKLYQLIWRQFVACQMTPAQYDSTTLTVKAGDFQLRAKGRTLRFDGWTKVMPALRKGDEDRTLPFVEVGTVLDLQKLIPSQHFTKPPARYSEASLVKELEKRGIGRPSTYASIISTIQDRGYVRAENRRFYAEKMGEIVTDRLEENFRELMNYDFTARMEDSLDQVAKNHAEWKVVLDEFFAEFSEQLETAEKDPEEGGMRPNQMVITSIGCPTCSRQMGIRTASTGVFLGCSGYALSPKERCKTTINLVPEAEVLNILEGDDAETNALRARRRCQKCGTAMDSYLIDSQRKLHVCGNNPACDGYEIEEGEFRLKGYDGPIVECEKCGSEMHLKMGRFGKYMGCTNENCKNTRKILRNGEVAPPKEDPVPLPELPCEKSDAYFVLRDGAAGVFLAANTFPKSRETRAPLVEELVRFKDRLPEKLRYLAEAPANDPEGNKAMVRFSRKTKQQYVSSEKEGKATGWSVFYIDGKWVESKK, from the coding sequence ATGGGTAAAGCTCTCGTAATAGTTGAGTCCCCGGCAAAAGCCAAAACTATTAATAAATATTTAGGAAGTGACTACGTGGTGAAATCCAGCGTTGGTCATATCCGTGATTTACCAACCAGTGGCTCAGCGAGCAAAAAGAGCGCTGATTCGAGCGAAGACAAAGCAAAAAAGAAAGTCAAGAAAGACGAAAAGACGGCGCTTGTCAATCGTATGGGCGTTGATCCTTACCATGGTTGGAAAGCGCATTACGAAATTCTCCCCGGCAAAGAAAAAGTTGTTGCTGAGCTGAAACTGTTGGCAGAAAATGCCGACCATATTTATCTCGCAACTGACCTTGACCGCGAAGGAGAGGCCATTGCTTGGCACCTGCGGGAAGTGATCGGTGGAGACGAAAAACGATTTAGCCGCGTTGTGTTTAACGAAATCACTAAAAACGCCATTCAGCAGGCGTTTGAAGCGCCTGGTGAACTGAATATAAACCGTGTCAATGCACAACAGGCGCGTCGTTTTATGGATCGCGTTGTGGGTTACATGGTTTCACCATTGCTGTGGAAAAAAATTGCCCGTGGTCTTTCTGCTGGCCGGGTACAGTCAGTTGCGGTGCGTCTGGTTGTGGAGCGAGAGCGCGACATCAAAGCGTTTGTGCCGGAAGAGTACTGGGAGTTGCATGCCGATCTGTTGGCGAAGGGTGAAACCGCGTTGCAGATGGAAGTGACTCACGTCCACGATAAGCCGTTCAAACCTGTTAATCGTGAGCAGACTCATGCAGCTATAGCGTTGTTGGAAAAAGCGCGTTATACCGTACTGGATCGTGAAGACAAACCGACCAGCAGTAAGCCGGGAGCGCCTTTCATCACCTCTACCTTGCAGCAGGCAGCCAGTACTCGTCTGAGCTTTGGTGTAAAGAAAACCATGATGATGGCTCAGCGTTTGTATGAAGCGGGTCACATCACCTATATGCGTACTGACTCCACCAACCTTAGTCAAGATGCGCTTAACATGGTACGCGGTTATATCGGTGACAATTTTGGTGACAAATACCTGCCGAAGGCCGCCAATCAATACAGCAGTAAAGAAAACTCTCAGGAAGCGCACGAGGCTATCCGTCCTTCAGATGTTAGCGTACTCGCCGAACAATTGAAGGACATGGAAGCGGATGCACAGAAGCTTTATCAACTTATCTGGCGTCAGTTTGTGGCCTGCCAGATGACGCCTGCGCAGTACGATTCAACCACCTTGACAGTGAAAGCAGGGGATTTCCAGCTTCGTGCTAAAGGCCGAACATTGCGTTTCGATGGTTGGACCAAAGTGATGCCAGCACTGCGTAAAGGTGATGAAGATCGCACTTTGCCATTTGTTGAAGTGGGTACCGTTCTGGATCTTCAAAAACTGATCCCAAGTCAGCACTTTACCAAGCCGCCGGCGCGTTACAGTGAAGCTTCATTGGTTAAAGAACTTGAAAAGCGTGGTATTGGTCGGCCTTCAACCTATGCGTCGATCATTTCCACTATTCAGGATCGTGGTTATGTTAGAGCTGAAAATCGGCGTTTCTATGCTGAAAAAATGGGTGAAATCGTAACCGATCGTTTGGAAGAAAACTTTCGTGAACTGATGAACTATGATTTTACGGCGCGCATGGAAGACAGTCTTGATCAGGTCGCTAAAAATCATGCTGAATGGAAAGTGGTGCTTGACGAATTTTTTGCAGAATTCAGCGAACAGCTAGAGACTGCAGAGAAAGATCCTGAAGAGGGTGGAATGCGCCCTAACCAGATGGTGATAACCAGTATTGGCTGTCCAACCTGCAGCCGTCAAATGGGGATACGTACTGCCAGCACCGGTGTGTTCCTCGGGTGTTCTGGTTATGCGTTATCGCCAAAAGAGCGTTGTAAAACCACCATCAATCTGGTGCCTGAAGCAGAAGTTCTCAATATTCTAGAAGGGGATGATGCCGAAACTAACGCCTTGCGTGCACGCCGTCGCTGCCAGAAATGTGGCACTGCTATGGACAGCTATCTTATCGATAGCCAGCGTAAGTTGCATGTGTGTGGTAATAATCCGGCTTGTGATGGTTACGAGATTGAAGAGGGCGAATTCCGACTGAAGGGCTACGATGGTCCAATAGTCGAATGTGAAAAATGTGGCTCTGAAATGCACCTGAAAATGGGACGTTTCGGTAAATACATGGGATGTACCAACGAAAACTGTAAGAATACGCGTAAGATCCTTCGCAATGGTGAGGTTGCTCCGCCAAAAGAAGATCCAGTACCACTGCCTGAATTGCCATGTGAAAAATCTGATGCCTACTTCGTATTACGCGATGGTGCAGCAGGCGTTTTCCTCGCGGCCAATACCTTTCCTAAATCTCGCGAAACCCGCGCCCCGTTGGTGGAAGAGCTGGTAAGATTTAAAGATAGGTTGCCGGAGAAGTTGCGTTATTTAGCCGAAGCACCGGCTAACGACCCAGAAGGTAACAAAGCAATGGTGCGCTTCAGCCGTAAGACCAAACAGCAGTATGTTTCCTCTGAGAAAGAGGGTAAAGCTACTGGGTGGTCTGTTTTTTACATCGATGGTAAGTGGGTAGAAAGTAAAAAGTAA
- a CDS encoding YciN family protein, whose translation MRANTQPIEREALLTEANNIIRQHEDYLHGMIATGVEQKGSVLVFSGEFFLDPDGLPTIKTTAVFNMFKHLAHMLSEKYHLSD comes from the coding sequence ATGCGAGCCAATACTCAGCCAATTGAACGCGAAGCGCTGTTAACAGAAGCAAATAACATCATCCGTCAACACGAGGATTATCTTCATGGCATGATAGCTACCGGTGTTGAACAAAAAGGCAGCGTTTTGGTTTTTAGCGGTGAATTTTTTTTAGATCCTGATGGATTACCAACGATAAAGACTACCGCCGTATTTAATATGTTTAAACATCTGGCCCATATGCTTTCAGAGAAATATCACCTGTCTGATTGA
- the sohB gene encoding protease SohB, with protein MEFISIYGLFLAKVATVVIAIAALALLAVSLGQRKAQQKGELQLTDLGEQYREMQREMRLSRMGAAEQKAWSKQFKKQNKADEKLKKQRAKSGAVEVTKPCLYVIDFKGSMDAHEVTSLREEISAVLAVATTKDGVLLRLESPGGVVHGYGLAASQLERLRKGGIRLTVAVDKVAASGGYMMACVADRIVAAPFAIIGSIGVVAQIPNFHRLLKKNDIDVELHTAGQFKRTLTLFGENTEQGREKFREDLNETHELFKQFVHQQRPSLDIDSVATGEHWFGSQAKDKGLIDAVGTSDDLLIAEMENHEVIGVRYARRKRMVERFTGSAAESVDRLLLRWWQRGEKPLI; from the coding sequence GTGGAGTTTATTTCTATTTATGGCCTGTTTCTGGCTAAAGTTGCCACGGTGGTGATTGCCATTGCAGCGCTGGCATTACTGGCGGTCAGTCTTGGGCAGCGCAAAGCCCAGCAAAAAGGGGAACTGCAACTTACCGATCTGGGTGAACAGTATCGTGAAATGCAGCGTGAAATGCGTCTTTCACGTATGGGTGCCGCGGAGCAAAAAGCTTGGAGCAAGCAGTTTAAAAAGCAAAATAAGGCTGACGAAAAACTGAAGAAACAGCGTGCGAAATCTGGTGCTGTAGAGGTCACAAAACCTTGTCTTTATGTTATTGATTTTAAAGGTAGTATGGATGCGCATGAAGTCACCTCATTACGTGAAGAGATATCTGCTGTTTTGGCCGTTGCAACAACCAAGGATGGGGTGTTACTGCGTCTTGAAAGCCCGGGAGGTGTTGTGCACGGTTATGGCTTGGCAGCCTCTCAATTGGAACGTTTGCGTAAAGGTGGCATTCGCCTTACGGTTGCGGTGGACAAGGTTGCGGCCAGTGGTGGCTACATGATGGCGTGTGTTGCCGATCGTATTGTGGCGGCTCCTTTCGCCATTATCGGGTCGATTGGTGTGGTGGCACAAATACCCAATTTCCATCGTTTGCTGAAAAAGAACGATATCGATGTTGAGCTGCACACCGCTGGGCAATTCAAACGGACATTAACATTGTTTGGTGAAAATACGGAACAAGGACGTGAAAAATTCCGTGAAGACTTGAACGAAACTCACGAACTGTTCAAGCAATTTGTTCATCAGCAACGCCCTTCTCTGGATATTGACAGCGTAGCAACCGGCGAACACTGGTTTGGTTCGCAGGCAAAAGACAAAGGGTTGATCGATGCAGTGGGGACCAGTGATGATTTACTGATTGCTGAAATGGAAAACCATGAGGTCATTGGTGTGCGATATGCGCGTCGTAAACGTATGGTTGAACGTTTTACTGGCAGTGCGGCGGAAAGCGTCGATCGTTTGTTGTTGCGTTGGTGGCAACGTGGTGAAAAACCTCTTATCTAA
- a CDS encoding YciK family oxidoreductase, whose amino-acid sequence MHYQPKHDLLKQRIILVTGASDGIGREAALTYARFGAQLVLLGRSEGKLRAVQAEIATYGGPQAHIITFDLLEASSENCQKVADDLAQHVSRLDGVLHNAGLLGDIIPMAELSMKVWDEVMQVNVNATFMLTQALLPLLLKSNSGSLVFTSSSVGRKGRANWGAYAVSKFATEGMMQVLADEYKNLNLRVNCINPGGTRTQMRASAFPDEDKNRLKTPADIMPLYLYLMGDDSCKKTGISFDAQPNRQPGAAE is encoded by the coding sequence GTGCATTACCAACCCAAACACGATTTGCTCAAACAACGTATTATTCTGGTCACTGGAGCGAGTGACGGTATCGGTCGCGAAGCCGCGCTGACTTACGCACGTTTTGGAGCGCAATTGGTGTTGTTGGGACGAAGTGAAGGTAAACTTCGGGCCGTGCAAGCTGAAATTGCCACCTATGGTGGCCCTCAGGCCCACATCATTACTTTCGATTTGCTGGAAGCCTCATCTGAAAACTGCCAAAAAGTAGCTGATGATTTGGCGCAGCATGTATCGCGTCTTGATGGCGTACTGCACAATGCTGGTCTGCTGGGTGATATTATCCCGATGGCAGAACTTTCGATGAAAGTCTGGGACGAAGTCATGCAAGTCAACGTTAATGCAACATTTATGTTAACCCAAGCGCTATTACCGCTACTGCTGAAATCAAATTCAGGATCTTTGGTCTTTACCAGTTCCAGCGTTGGTCGTAAAGGGCGTGCCAATTGGGGCGCTTATGCCGTTTCCAAATTTGCTACCGAAGGTATGATGCAGGTATTAGCCGACGAGTATAAAAACCTCAATTTGCGCGTAAACTGTATCAATCCCGGTGGCACACGTACTCAAATGCGCGCATCTGCATTTCCTGACGAAGATAAAAACAGACTGAAAACACCCGCCGATATCATGCCACTTTATTTGTATTTAATGGGTGATGATAGCTGTAAAAAAACCGGTATAAGCTTCGATGCACAACCCAATCGTCAACCCGGTGCAGCCGAATAA
- the cobO gene encoding cob(I)yrinic acid a,c-diamide adenosyltransferase: protein MAENRHQQRQQRIKEQVDARIAAAQEVRGLLLVFTGNGKGKTTAAFGTVTRAIGHGMKAGVIQFIKGQWPNGEKNLLQQHGVEFQVMATGFTWETQDKESDKAACQAVWQHAKRMLADDTLDLVLMDELTYMVSYGYLALEELVEALDQRPAHQTVIITGRGCHRDLLELADTVTEMRPVKHAFEAGIKAQQGIDW from the coding sequence ATGGCGGAAAATCGTCACCAACAACGTCAGCAGCGTATCAAAGAACAGGTGGATGCCCGTATTGCCGCCGCACAAGAAGTCCGTGGTTTGTTACTGGTTTTTACCGGTAATGGCAAAGGAAAAACAACCGCCGCCTTTGGTACCGTCACGCGCGCAATAGGTCATGGCATGAAAGCTGGCGTGATCCAGTTCATCAAGGGGCAATGGCCAAATGGCGAAAAAAACTTACTGCAACAGCATGGTGTTGAATTTCAAGTGATGGCAACCGGTTTTACTTGGGAAACACAGGATAAAGAGAGTGACAAAGCAGCCTGTCAGGCGGTTTGGCAGCACGCTAAACGCATGTTAGCCGATGACACTCTGGACCTGGTTTTGATGGATGAACTCACTTATATGGTAAGTTATGGCTACTTGGCGTTGGAGGAGTTAGTCGAGGCGTTGGATCAGCGGCCCGCACACCAAACTGTGATCATTACCGGCCGTGGCTGCCATCGCGACTTACTGGAACTGGCAGATACCGTGACGGAAATGCGCCCAGTGAAACATGCCTTTGAGGCCGGAATCAAAGCGCAACAAGGTATTGATTGGTAG